CGGGCGAATCCTCGTGACCCGCGACGCGGCGGATGGCGCGGATGGTGACCGCAAGCTCGCGCCGACAGGCGGCATCGGCGTCGCGCACGATCTGGGCGACGCGCGGATTGCGTGCGGCTTCGGCCACGATCTCGAGCTTGAGTGCCGCGCTGTCCGTGTCGAGCTGGTCGGCAACGCCTTCGGCGGCGCGCTCGATCAGGGCTTCGCGCACGTTGCAGGCGGCGCGTAGCTCGGCGGTCAGGGTGAGCAGGCTCTCGAGATCCTGCGCGACGATGGCCGCAATGATCGCTTCCTTGTTTTCGAAGTAGTGATAGATGTGGCCTGGGCTCATCCCCGCCGCGATCGAGATCTTGGCAATGCTTGCAGCATGGAATCCGTGGTCGCGGAAACACTGCGCCGCAGCAATCAGGATCTGCTGGCGGCGGGCGGCGGCGCGTGAGGCGTCGGTGCTGGAGGTCGTATCCGTGCGTTGCATGCGTGAGGTTCGCTTTTCGTGTCGTGCGCATGTGCCTGGGGTGGCAAGTGCGCCAGAATGCAGCGTCAATTTTCTTGCGATGCAGCAAAGGCTAACATAGAATGAGCGTTCATTCTAGAATAACCGTTCTAAAGGGCGGGGTTAAAGCGCAGGCCAAGAGCCTGGCGAAAATCCCCGTTCCCCGCGTTCACGAGGCTCCAATGAAGACCACGAACAATGCCTTCCTCAAGCCCGCCGTGGTGGCGGCGCTCAGCGCGCTGTTCCTTGCATCCTGCAGTGGCGGCAAGGAACAGGGGGGCGCACCGGCCCCTGGGGCCCCGCAGGCACCGGCCGTTACCGTGCAGACCGTCAAGGTCGAGGAACTGGCGATGGTGGCCGAGCTGCCCGGCCGCACCAGCCCCTACCTGATCGCCGAGCTGCGACCGCAGGTCACGGGCATCCTGACCCAGCGCGCCTTCACCGAGGGCAGCGAGGTCAAGGCGGGACAGGTCTTGTACCGCATCGATGCCGGGCCCTATCAGGCGGCTTTCGACAGCGCGAAGGCGAGCCTCGCCCGTGCCGAGGCCAACCTGCAGGTCGCGCGGCTGAAGGCCCTGCGCCATGCCGATCTGGTGAAGATCGAGGCGGTCAGCAAGCAGGCCAATGACGATGCCCAGGCCGTGCTCAAGCAGGCCGAGGCCGACCTCGCCGCCGCCCGGGCTGCGCTTGACAAGGCGAAGATCGACCTCGACTACACTCAGCTCAAGTCGCCGATCAGCGGGCGTATCGGTCGCTCGGCGGTGACTGCCGGGGCGCTCGTCACCGCGAACCAGGCGCAGTCTCTGGCGACGGTGCAGCAGCTCGACCCGATCTATGTCGACCTGACCCAGTCCAGTGCCGAACTGCTGCGCATGCGTCGCGAGATCGAGGCGGGGCGGCTCACGGCGAGTGCGAAGGGTGACGTGGCGGTCAAGCTGCTGCTCGAGGACGGCAGCGAGTACTCCGCCGAAGGCAGGCTCGCGCTGTCGGAGGTCACGGTGGACGAAGGCACGGGCAGCGTGACCTTGCGTGCCCAGTTCCCGAATGCCAAGGGCGTGCTTCTGCCAGGCATGTACGTGCGTGCTCGCTTGCCGCAGGGCACGCGCAGCGAGGCGATCCGGGTGCCCCACAGGGCGTTGTCGCGCGATACGCGCGGCAATGCGCAGGTGATGGTGGTGAACGCGGAGAACAAGGTCGAGGCGCGTCCGGTCCAGGTGGCGCAGTCGCTCGGTTCGAACTGGGTGGTCACCGGTGGCCTGGCGGCCGGGGAGCGCATCATCGTTGATGGCCTGCAGAAGGTCCGCCCCGGCGCGCCCGTGCAGGCGCAGGAAGCGGCTGCCGAGCGCGAGGCCGGCGCTTCCGCCGCCGTCGCGCCGAAGTGAGGTAGCGCACCATGGCCCGCTTCTTCATCGACCGACCCATCTTCGCCTGGGTCATCGCCATCGTCGTCATGCTCGCCGGCGCGCTGTCCATCCAGCAGCTGCCGGTGTCCCAATATCCGTCAATCGCGCCGCCGGCCGTCGTCATCAATGCCCGCTACCCGGGCGCCTCCGCCAAGGCGGTGGAAGACTCGGTGACCCAGATCATCGAGCAGAAGATGACCGGTCTCGACGGCCTGCTGTACATGAAGTCCACCAGCGACTCGTACGGCTCTGCCGCGGTCACGCTGACGTTTTCTGCTGATACCGACCCCGACATCGCCCAGGTCCAGGTGCAGAACAAGATGCAGACTGCGCTGCCGCTGCTGCCGCAGGCGGTGCAGCAGCAGGGCGTGACGGTTGCCAAGTCCGCTGCGAACTTCCTGATGGTGGTCGGCTTCGTGTCCACCGACGACCGCCTGGAGGGGGACGACCTGTCCGACTTCCTGGTGGCGTCGATCCAGGATCCGCTGTCGCGCGTGGATGGCGTCGGCGAGGTCCAGGTGTTCGGCGCGCAGTACGCCATGCGGATCTGGCTCGATCCGGCCAAGCTCACCAACTTCCATCTCACTCCGGGGGACGTGCGTGCCGCGCTGCTGGCGCAGAATGCCGAGGTATCGGCCGGCCAGCTCGGCGGCACGCCGGCCGTGCCCGGCCAGGGGTTCTCGGCGACCATCACGGCGCAGAGCCGTCTGCAGACGGTCGAGCAGTTCGAGGACGTCCTGCTGCGCAGCAACACACAGGGGGGCGAGGTACGCCTGAAGGATGTCGCACGCGTCGAGATCGGTGCCGAGAACTATGGCTTTTCGGCGCGCTTCAACGGCAAGCCGGCTTCCGGGATTGGTATCCGCCTGGCTTCGGGCGCCAACGCGCTCGAGACAGCGGATGCGGTGCGCGCGCGTCTCGACGAGCTGCGTCCGTACTTCCCGGCCGGCGTTGACTACGTGGTGCCCTACGACACGACACCGTTCGTGAAGATCTCGATCGAGTCGGTGGTGATGACCCTGATCGAGGCGGTGGTGCTGGTCTTCCTGGTGATGTACCTGTTCCTGCAGAACCTGCGTGCCACCCTGATCCCGACCATGGCGATTCCGGTGGTCCTGCTCGGCACCTTCGGCCTGATGGCCGCCTTCGGTTTCTCGATCAACACGCTCACCATGTTCGGCATGGTGCTGGCGATCGGTCTGCTGGTGGATGATGCCATTGTCGTGGTCGAGAACGTCGAGCGC
This genomic window from Thauera humireducens contains:
- a CDS encoding TetR/AcrR family transcriptional regulator, with the protein product MQRTDTTSSTDASRAAARRQQILIAAAQCFRDHGFHAASIAKISIAAGMSPGHIYHYFENKEAIIAAIVAQDLESLLTLTAELRAACNVREALIERAAEGVADQLDTDSAALKLEIVAEAARNPRVAQIVRDADAACRRELAVTIRAIRRVAGHEDSPEAVADMGEVLACLFEGLLLRSIRNPDLDRQRVARRIQIAINDLLDQPGG
- a CDS encoding efflux RND transporter periplasmic adaptor subunit produces the protein MKTTNNAFLKPAVVAALSALFLASCSGGKEQGGAPAPGAPQAPAVTVQTVKVEELAMVAELPGRTSPYLIAELRPQVTGILTQRAFTEGSEVKAGQVLYRIDAGPYQAAFDSAKASLARAEANLQVARLKALRHADLVKIEAVSKQANDDAQAVLKQAEADLAAARAALDKAKIDLDYTQLKSPISGRIGRSAVTAGALVTANQAQSLATVQQLDPIYVDLTQSSAELLRMRREIEAGRLTASAKGDVAVKLLLEDGSEYSAEGRLALSEVTVDEGTGSVTLRAQFPNAKGVLLPGMYVRARLPQGTRSEAIRVPHRALSRDTRGNAQVMVVNAENKVEARPVQVAQSLGSNWVVTGGLAAGERIIVDGLQKVRPGAPVQAQEAAAEREAGASAAVAPK